A stretch of Triticum aestivum cultivar Chinese Spring chromosome 1D, IWGSC CS RefSeq v2.1, whole genome shotgun sequence DNA encodes these proteins:
- the LOC123183155 gene encoding uncharacterized protein: MRRKKHLDRAGGGGGGTELFICFTSRPSASGLRPSSSSKPFSPGRGGAGPAAGGGNGSGGAGAADAAPAALLRPSLSRRLRNSGSLKGGQSPMFPPGTASGGRRGRGGMEPAEPSSPKVTCIGQVRVKGGKRKPKHASSSAAALRSRSRRGVGGGLSGSEASFRRGADDRDGAGGLHPGAKNQGWVYQIPVNICEALKTFGSCGGRSLCSPSRDRGGAPRSGAAGDKKRRRAPAGGSWLCGAAVARCLLAIQEEEDDVGKGSAVGPADEARESQVGLVMQGWDVEDDEEEEEDETRVVVGAVEVEKEDEILLVGGKEEEGRVSVCIPPRNALLLMRCRSDPVRMAELATRFWGSPAAATASVGQVDNEGGGGGVEKEEEEEGEANVEKECAVEARNSAVSADGEVCRERGGFEDDGGEAGDAGQVVSEDESSKHGDIGEEANDGGCRGDAEEKDEPVEAQIVRKDVGLEVEAAKSESQAPAMVEAVADTKEDADAPRMEDEVKGRRSVSSCSPSTALKEDRKLRRLGSTRRRVSTSSKASSSSDRVDRRHSFSAEMEARRSSFSSLKYSRRASFSIDRDGRRWSFTIEQEHLVAEPKVLMASRKGKKNSSEAESEKDCPVLVAAPNSVEEAQECTEDGKEEATNVDGEEEGATTQCAEIHTEVQKVETGVDEEKCVVVKQEQRKKSGELPDCLLMMMCEPKLSMEVSKETWVCSTDFVHWKSHQGQNRRQQNAAAAPEEMKDDSSNAPDTSVAKDTEESAVVPAPANPACMPPQAAPKPPTKPAGEQKLKLELPKVAAGVVAAYAPLVLKRCKSEPLRSSARLAPDTCFWKEDRHRPLNATGIGF, encoded by the coding sequence ATGCGCCGCAAGAAGCACTTGGaccgcgctggcggcggcggcggcggcaccgagCTCTTCATCTGCTTCACCTCCCGCCCCTCCGCCTCAGGGCTGCGACCCTCCTCATCCTCCAAGCCATTCAGCCCCGGCCGCGGCGGAGCCGGCCCCGCAGCAGGAGGAGGGAACGGCTCTGGTGGTGCTGGTGCTGCCGACGCGGCGCCGGCCGCGCTGCTGCGCCCGTCGCTGAGCAGGCGGCTGAGGAACAGCGGGAGCCTCAAGGGCGGCCAGTCGCCCATGTTCCCGCCGGGGACGGCGTCGGGGGGCCGGCGCGGGCGGGGCGGGATGGAGCCCGCCGAGCCCTCCTCGCCCAAGGTCACCTGCATCGGCCAGGTCCGGGTCAAGGGCGGCAAGCGCAAGCCCAAgcacgcctcctcctccgccgccgcgctgcgCTCGCGCTCCaggcgcggcgtcggcggcggcctgTCCGGGTCCGAGGCCAGCTTCCGCCGCGGGGCGGACGACCGGGACGGCGCCGGCGGCCTCCACCCCGGGGCCAAGAACCAGGGCTGGGTCTACCAGATCCCGGTCAACATCTGCGAGGCGCTCAAGACCTTCGGCTCCTGCGGCGGCCGCTCCCTCTGCTCGCCGTCCCGGGACCGTGGGGGCGCGCCGCGGTCCGGTGCCGCGGGAGACAAGaagcgccgccgcgccccggccggCGGGAGCTGGCTCTGCGGCGCCGCCGTGGCCCGGTGCCTCCTGGCGAtccaggaggaggaggacgacgtcggGAAGGGCTCCGCCGTCGGGCCCGCGGACGAGGCCCGGGAGTCGCAGGTGGGGCTCGTGATGCAGGGCTGGGACGTGGAGgacgacgaagaagaggaggaggacgagaccCGCGTCGTCGTCGGCgcggtggaggtggagaaggaagaTGAGATCTTGCTGGTTGGAggcaaggaggaggaggggagggtcaGCGTCTGCATCCCGCCTAGGAACGCTCTCCTGCTGATGCGCTGCAGATCCGACCCCGTGCGCATGGCGGAGCTCGCCACGCGCTTCTGGGGTTCCCCTGCGGCGGCCACTGCCAGTGTCGGCCAGGTCGACAatgaagggggcggcggcggcgtcgagaaagaagaggaggaagaaggcgaggccAATGTGGAGAAGGAATGTGCAGTGGAAGCTCGGAATTCAGCTGTTTCCGCCGACGGTGAGGTATGCCGCGAGCGCGGCGGCTttgaagacgacggcggcgaggcaggggaTGCCGGTCAAGTGGTGTCTGAAGATGAGAGCTCCAAGCATGGAGATATTGGGGAAGAAGCGAATGATGGAGGCTGCAGAGGAGATGCAGAGGAGAAGGACGAGCCTGTGGAGGCTCAGATTGTTCGCAAGGACGTAGGCTTGGAGGTTGAAGCTGCCAAGAGTGAGAGCCAAGCACCGGCAATGGTGGAGGCTGTGGCAGACACCAAGGAGGATGCTGATGCCCCAAGAATGGAGGACGAGGTGAAGGGCAGGAGGTCAGTCAGCAGCTGCTCCCCATCCACAGCACTGAAGGAGGACCGCAAATTGCGGCGGTTGGGCAGCACCAGGAGGCGTGTTTCTACGAGCAGCAAGGCCTCCTCGAGCAGTGATCGTGTCGACAGGCGGCACAGCTTCTCGGCCGAAATGGAGGCGCGGCGGTCGAGCTTCTCGAGCTTGAAGTATTCGAGGAGGGCAAGCTTCTCCATCGACAGGGATGGCCGGAGGTGGAGCTTCACCATTGAGCAGGAGCACCTCGTCGCGGAGCCTAAGGTTTTGATGGCATCCAGGAAGGGGAAGAAAAATTCGTCCGAGGCCGAGTCGGAGAAGGACTGCCCTGTTCTTGTTGCTGCACCAAACAGCGTGGAGGAAGCCCAAGAGTGCACTGAGGATGGAAAGGAAGAGGCCACAAATGTTGATGGTGAGGAAGAAGGAGCAACAACACAATGTGCTGAAATTCACACAGAAGTTCAGAAGGTTGAGACCGGAGTCGATGAGGAAAAATGTGTTGTGGTGAAGCAGGAACAGAGGAAGAAGAGCGGCGAGCTGCCGGATTGCCTCCTTATGATGATGTGCGAGCCCAAGCTCTCCATGGAGGTCTCCAAGGAGACATGGGTGTGCAGCACCGATTTCGTCCACTGGAAGTCTCACCAGGGCCAGAATCGTCGCCAACAAAATGCTGCTGCTGCCCCGGAGGAGATGAAGGATGATTCAAGCAATGCTCCGGACACCAGCGTCGCAAAGGATACAGAAGAGAGCGCTGTAGTGCCAGCACCGGCGAACCCCGCGTGTATGCCACCGCAGGCTGCCCCGAAGCCACCAACGAAGCCAGCAGGGGAGCAAAAGCTCAAGCTAGAGCTGCCAAAGGTCGCCGCCGGCGTGGTGGCGGCGTACGCGCCGCTCGTCCTGAAGCGCTGCAAGTCGGAGCCTTTGCGGTCGTCTGCTCGGCTGGCGCCCGACACGTGCTTCTGGAAGGAGGACCGGCACCGGCCCCTCAACGCCACCGGGATCGGCTTCTGA